From a region of the Halolamina sp. CBA1230 genome:
- a CDS encoding TrmB family transcriptional regulator — translation MGSDDGAFDAMGRLGFGTNDAEVLVALHELGTATAREVSQATDVSRPQVYSAVESLENRGLVNVQHANPREFQPVTVEETESLLTRRFERDIERVADRLREAASRREGPSEEREDIWTVRGREAVTERVTQLVRDADERVVFGAEAADLLTEGVYEALAERAAAGVEVTVVSTDTTVRERFADAAAVTVLAPEIHDDEANHTGRMLLVDDDTVLHSVLGEEELPGVTRETAYWSAGSGFASTLVAMMERTLQNQMS, via the coding sequence ATGGGTAGCGACGACGGGGCGTTCGACGCGATGGGGCGGCTGGGGTTCGGCACCAACGATGCCGAAGTGCTCGTCGCCCTGCACGAGCTCGGCACCGCGACCGCCCGCGAGGTGAGTCAGGCTACCGACGTGTCGCGGCCGCAGGTGTACAGCGCGGTCGAGTCGCTCGAGAACCGCGGGCTGGTCAACGTCCAGCACGCCAACCCACGCGAGTTCCAGCCCGTGACTGTCGAGGAGACGGAGTCGCTGCTCACCAGGCGGTTCGAGCGAGATATCGAACGGGTCGCCGACCGCCTCCGGGAGGCCGCCAGCCGGCGCGAGGGGCCGAGCGAGGAGCGCGAGGACATCTGGACCGTCCGGGGGCGGGAGGCCGTCACCGAACGCGTGACCCAGCTCGTCCGGGACGCCGACGAGCGCGTCGTGTTCGGCGCCGAGGCGGCCGACCTCCTGACCGAGGGGGTTTACGAGGCGCTCGCCGAACGCGCGGCGGCGGGGGTCGAGGTGACGGTGGTCAGCACCGACACGACCGTTCGCGAACGGTTCGCCGACGCCGCGGCCGTGACCGTGCTCGCCCCCGAGATCCACGACGACGAGGCCAACCACACCGGCCGGATGCTGCTGGTCGACGACGACACTGTGCTCCACAGCGTACTCGGCGAGGAGGAACTCCCGGGCGTGACCCGCGAGACGGCGTACTGGAGTGCCGGCTCCGGCTTCGCCTCGACGCTCGTCGCGATGATGGAGCGGACGCTGCAGAACCAGATGTCGTAG
- a CDS encoding ABC transporter ATP-binding protein → MHVIELDDVVKRYQSGEETIEALKGVDFHADRGEMVTIIGPSGSGKSTMLNMIGLLDTPTEGSVKLESRDVTNFTEDELTEERRNGIGFVFQDFHLLPMLTAVENVELPSMWDTDVDRHERAIDLLERVGLGERLDHTPRQLSGGQQQRVAIARALVNEPDIVLADEPTGNLDQDTGRTILDELTRLKEEENIAIVAVTHDEQLVEYADRMVNLVDGVIQE, encoded by the coding sequence ATGCACGTCATCGAGCTCGACGACGTGGTCAAGCGCTACCAGAGCGGCGAGGAGACCATCGAGGCGCTGAAAGGCGTCGACTTCCACGCCGACCGCGGCGAGATGGTGACGATCATCGGCCCCTCGGGCTCGGGGAAGTCGACGATGCTCAACATGATCGGGCTGCTCGACACGCCCACCGAGGGGAGCGTGAAGCTCGAGAGCCGTGACGTGACGAACTTCACGGAGGACGAGCTCACCGAGGAGCGGCGCAACGGGATCGGGTTCGTGTTCCAGGACTTCCACCTGCTGCCGATGCTGACCGCGGTCGAGAACGTCGAACTGCCGTCGATGTGGGACACCGACGTCGACCGCCACGAGCGCGCGATCGATCTCCTCGAACGCGTGGGGCTGGGTGAGCGACTGGATCACACGCCCAGACAGCTCTCGGGCGGGCAGCAGCAGCGCGTCGCCATCGCGCGGGCGCTGGTGAACGAGCCCGACATCGTGCTCGCCGACGAGCCGACGGGCAACCTCGACCAGGACACCGGGCGGACGATCCTCGACGAACTCACGCGGCTGAAAGAGGAGGAGAACATCGCCATCGTCGCGGTGACCCACGACGAGCAGCTGGTGGAGTACGCGGATCGGATGGTCAACCTCGTCGACGGGGTGATCCAGGAGTGA
- a CDS encoding ABC transporter permease, whose translation MSIEDRLWRFPSALMAWRNLGRNRARTALAALGIVIGVVAIASLGMAGASIQYSTNQELGGLANQVTVTAGEDNPEPALTESQVRDIERLVTDADVVAQKSGVTTIDEGGESGRVSVTGVTQASVLYDAQAGEAPDRLRSGALVSANVADEYDLELGDPVEYDGQLYRIRGILEAQQGFGGGASVVLPVSALTDQEYYSTVTIVADDGAAAEAVADRVERGMNGREEIVSVTTLAAVQESINSLTNTLNLALIGIGSISLVVAAVSILNVMLMSTIERRGEIGVLRAVGIRRGEVLRMILTEAGLLGVIGGAVGAVVALGVGLLLNQVLFGDPTLVFEWASMQYLLFGFAFAVVASLLSGLYPAWKAANERPVETLRG comes from the coding sequence GTGAGCATCGAGGACCGGCTCTGGCGGTTCCCCAGCGCGCTGATGGCGTGGCGCAACCTCGGCCGCAACCGCGCGCGGACGGCGCTCGCGGCGCTGGGGATCGTCATCGGCGTCGTCGCCATCGCGTCGCTGGGGATGGCCGGCGCCTCCATCCAGTACAGCACGAACCAGGAGCTCGGCGGGCTCGCGAACCAGGTCACCGTCACCGCCGGCGAGGACAACCCCGAACCCGCGCTCACGGAGTCGCAGGTCCGGGACATCGAGCGACTGGTGACCGACGCCGACGTGGTCGCTCAGAAGTCGGGGGTGACGACCATCGACGAAGGGGGTGAGTCCGGGCGGGTCAGCGTCACGGGCGTCACCCAGGCCAGCGTGCTGTACGACGCCCAGGCGGGGGAGGCGCCCGACCGCCTGCGCTCTGGCGCGCTGGTGAGCGCCAACGTCGCCGACGAGTACGACCTCGAACTCGGCGATCCCGTGGAGTACGACGGGCAGCTCTACCGGATCCGCGGGATCCTCGAAGCGCAGCAGGGGTTCGGCGGCGGCGCGTCGGTCGTGCTCCCCGTCTCGGCGCTGACCGACCAGGAGTACTACTCGACGGTGACGATCGTCGCCGACGACGGCGCGGCCGCGGAGGCGGTCGCCGACCGCGTGGAGCGGGGGATGAACGGCCGCGAGGAGATCGTGAGCGTCACCACGCTCGCGGCCGTGCAGGAGAGCATCAACTCGCTGACGAACACGCTCAACCTCGCGCTGATCGGGATCGGCTCGATCTCGCTGGTCGTCGCGGCGGTGAGCATCCTCAACGTGATGCTGATGAGCACGATCGAGCGCCGGGGCGAGATCGGCGTGCTGCGGGCGGTCGGGATCCGCCGCGGCGAGGTGCTGCGGATGATCCTGACCGAGGCGGGGCTGCTCGGGGTGATCGGCGGCGCCGTGGGTGCGGTCGTGGCGCTGGGCGTGGGGCTGCTGCTGAACCAGGTGCTGTTCGGCGATCCGACGCTGGTGTTCGAGTGGGCGAGCATGCAGTACCTCCTGTTCGGCTTCGCCTTCGCCGTCGTGGCGAGCCTGCTCAGCGGACTGTATCCGGCGTGGAAGGCGGCCAACGAGCGGCCCGTGGAGACGCTGCGGGGCTGA
- a CDS encoding Hsp20/alpha crystallin family protein codes for MRTDSFDEIDRLFDRMHRFAGFDETAGWGGEGETRVDLSEHDDELVVAADLPGFDREEIDLSLDGDHLVIAASHEESADEDEEEQYLRRERRTTTVRRRIDLPVAVDADGASASYTNGVLTVTLPKMGESEGHRIDIQ; via the coding sequence ATGCGCACGGACAGCTTCGACGAGATCGACCGCCTGTTCGACCGAATGCACCGCTTCGCGGGGTTCGACGAGACCGCCGGCTGGGGCGGCGAGGGGGAGACCCGCGTCGACCTCTCGGAGCACGACGACGAGCTGGTCGTCGCCGCCGACCTCCCGGGGTTCGACCGCGAGGAGATCGACCTCTCGCTTGACGGCGACCACCTCGTGATCGCGGCGAGCCACGAGGAGTCCGCCGACGAGGACGAGGAGGAGCAGTACCTCCGGCGCGAGCGCCGGACGACGACCGTCCGGCGGCGTATCGACCTCCCCGTCGCCGTCGACGCCGACGGGGCGAGCGCCAGCTACACCAACGGCGTGCTGACGGTCACGCTCCCGAAGATGGGGGAGAGTGAGGGCCACCGGATCGACATTCAGTAG
- a CDS encoding Hsp20/alpha crystallin family protein gives MSGRRDPFKEIEELFEQLNSGFADLSGEFEGVAGGGIRVDVADADDELVVVADVPGFEPDDIDVSVSDRQLRIAAERHVESEEEDEDTHYYRRERTQHSVSRTVTLPTDVQEREASASYENGVLTIELPKVGGDDGVDIEVS, from the coding sequence ATGAGCGGACGCCGCGACCCCTTCAAGGAGATCGAGGAACTGTTCGAGCAGCTGAACTCCGGCTTCGCCGACCTGAGCGGCGAGTTCGAGGGCGTCGCCGGTGGCGGCATCCGGGTCGACGTGGCCGACGCCGACGACGAGCTCGTCGTCGTCGCGGACGTGCCCGGTTTCGAGCCCGACGACATCGACGTGTCGGTCAGCGACCGCCAGCTCCGCATCGCGGCCGAGCGCCACGTCGAGTCCGAGGAAGAGGACGAGGACACCCACTACTACCGCCGCGAGCGCACCCAGCACTCGGTCAGTCGCACGGTGACCCTCCCGACGGACGTCCAGGAGCGCGAGGCGTCGGCGAGCTACGAGAACGGCGTGCTCACGATCGAACTGCCGAAAGTCGGCGGCGACGACGGCGTCGACATCGAAGTCAGTTAA
- the pheA gene encoding prephenate dehydratase: MQVVTLGPAGTYSHRAAGSIADDGGVSFRESVTEIVAAVADGEFDRGVVPVENSIEGSVDESLDALAERDVSVVQEIVSPIQHALLAQGPEFDTVASHPQALAQCREYLAEHYPDVDQEAVASTARGVERAREDPSVGAIGHPANAGSPAQGAGEDSDSTLQRIAENIQDRDSNATRFLVVAPESERSEAGGKTSIVAYPGANYPGLLLELLEAFADRDINLTRIESRPSGRRLGDYCFHFDIEAGLYEARTQEALEKVEAVCEEGWVRRLGSYDTSHVVG; the protein is encoded by the coding sequence ATGCAAGTCGTCACGCTGGGTCCGGCGGGGACGTACTCCCATCGCGCGGCGGGATCGATCGCCGACGACGGGGGGGTCAGCTTCCGGGAGTCGGTGACGGAGATCGTCGCGGCCGTCGCCGACGGGGAGTTCGACCGCGGCGTCGTCCCCGTCGAGAACAGCATCGAGGGCTCCGTCGACGAGAGCCTCGACGCGCTGGCCGAGCGGGACGTCAGCGTCGTCCAGGAGATCGTCTCCCCGATCCAGCACGCTCTCCTCGCACAGGGGCCGGAGTTCGACACCGTCGCCTCCCACCCACAGGCGCTGGCGCAGTGCCGGGAGTACCTCGCCGAGCACTACCCCGACGTGGACCAGGAGGCGGTGGCGTCGACCGCCCGCGGCGTCGAGCGCGCCCGCGAGGACCCCAGCGTGGGGGCGATCGGGCATCCTGCGAACGCAGGCTCGCCGGCACAGGGAGCCGGCGAGGACAGTGACAGCACGCTCCAGCGCATCGCCGAGAACATCCAGGACCGGGACTCCAACGCCACCCGGTTCCTCGTCGTCGCGCCCGAGAGCGAGCGCTCCGAGGCGGGCGGGAAGACCAGCATCGTCGCCTACCCCGGCGCGAACTACCCCGGCCTGCTGCTCGAACTGCTGGAGGCGTTCGCCGACCGGGACATCAACCTCACCCGGATCGAGTCCCGGCCCAGCGGCCGCCGACTCGGCGACTACTGCTTCCACTTCGACATCGAGGCGGGGCTGTACGAGGCCCGCACGCAGGAGGCGCTCGAAAAGGTCGAAGCCGTCTGCGAGGAGGGATGGGTCCGTCGGCTGGGCTCCTACGACACCAGCCACGTCGTCGGGTAG
- a CDS encoding TOBE domain-containing protein — translation MDAGFDATLRADGVAFGERDAELLRAVDEAGSLNAAASALGRSYSRAHDRLTELEDAFGSLVERQRGGSGGGGSTLTDRAGELLAAFDRLRAGYSAIAETTETVLDGDVIDRAGELGTVETVAGTVRALVPPDADAVEVVLRADAVTLHDPANTPTGDATSARNRFSGEVVEVDRGESVSRVSVDVGADASLVALVTEESRDRLGLEPGREVVASFKATATRATPR, via the coding sequence ATGGACGCAGGGTTCGACGCCACGCTCCGGGCCGACGGGGTGGCGTTCGGCGAGCGCGACGCCGAGTTACTGCGGGCGGTCGACGAGGCCGGGTCGCTCAACGCCGCGGCGTCGGCGTTGGGGCGGTCGTACTCCCGTGCGCACGACCGGCTCACGGAGCTGGAGGACGCGTTCGGCTCGTTGGTCGAGCGCCAGCGCGGCGGCAGCGGCGGCGGGGGGAGCACCCTCACCGACCGCGCCGGCGAGCTGCTGGCGGCGTTCGATCGCCTCCGCGCGGGGTACAGCGCCATCGCGGAGACCACCGAGACGGTGCTCGACGGCGACGTGATCGACCGCGCCGGCGAGCTCGGCACCGTCGAGACCGTTGCGGGGACGGTCCGCGCGCTCGTCCCGCCCGACGCCGACGCGGTCGAGGTGGTGCTGCGGGCCGACGCGGTGACGCTGCACGACCCCGCGAACACGCCGACCGGCGACGCGACGAGCGCGCGCAACCGCTTCTCGGGCGAGGTCGTCGAGGTGGATCGGGGGGAGTCGGTCTCCCGCGTCTCGGTCGACGTGGGTGCCGACGCGTCGTTGGTCGCGCTCGTGACCGAGGAGAGCCGCGACCGCCTCGGTCTCGAACCCGGTCGCGAGGTGGTGGCGTCGTTCAAAGCGACGGCGACGAGGGCGACCCCGCGGTGA
- a CDS encoding putative manganese transporter — MIPLQVPPDLFGPVVREALNILIGSWREGFVQVSGFVGATILLFSLVQYRFDGKLTELLQEHERAQPLVGGLLGLTPGCGGAIIAMPLYIRGTVSFGTVVAALGATAGDSAFIILALAPEAAIYAYGLAFIASVLFGYAIDLWGLGVGRVDRAVERVSRPVTDGGFATTSVADGGPSVPEYERPDHDHGDGGRLPGYLPDSALLERISHGIHVLWWVVLAGALVAGTMYLAKGAVEPAWAVGFSYDGLFTIAGLLGTTLSFYLYFVGRHYIGEGDTGRLRDTFASLYKTFQHAAMETAMVTVWVIAGYLLYEYGMAIFAFDIQSLASSAGVMTPIFGALLGLIPGCAAHIVFAQLYAIEEAVPFSALAANAVSQDGDALFPLMAIDLKAAIIATIYTTVPAVLIGVGLHYFWPYAQYGFGVVG; from the coding sequence GTGATACCGCTCCAGGTGCCGCCCGACCTGTTCGGTCCCGTCGTCCGCGAGGCGCTCAACATCCTGATCGGCTCCTGGCGCGAGGGGTTCGTGCAGGTCTCCGGCTTCGTCGGCGCGACCATCCTGCTGTTCAGCCTCGTGCAGTACCGCTTCGACGGGAAGCTGACCGAACTGCTGCAGGAACACGAGCGCGCCCAGCCGCTGGTCGGCGGGCTGCTCGGGCTGACGCCGGGCTGTGGCGGCGCGATCATCGCGATGCCGCTGTACATCCGCGGCACCGTCAGCTTCGGCACCGTCGTCGCCGCGCTGGGGGCGACCGCGGGCGACTCCGCGTTCATCATCCTCGCGCTCGCGCCCGAGGCGGCGATCTACGCCTACGGGCTCGCCTTCATCGCCTCGGTGCTGTTCGGCTACGCGATCGATCTCTGGGGGCTCGGCGTCGGCCGCGTCGACCGCGCGGTCGAGCGCGTGAGCCGGCCGGTCACCGACGGCGGTTTCGCGACCACCAGCGTCGCCGACGGTGGCCCGAGCGTCCCCGAGTACGAGCGGCCCGACCACGATCACGGTGACGGCGGCCGCCTACCGGGCTACCTGCCCGACTCCGCGCTGCTCGAGCGGATCAGCCACGGGATCCACGTCCTCTGGTGGGTCGTCCTCGCGGGCGCGCTGGTCGCCGGCACGATGTACCTCGCCAAGGGCGCCGTGGAGCCGGCGTGGGCGGTCGGATTCAGCTACGACGGCCTGTTCACCATCGCCGGCCTGCTGGGCACCACGCTGTCGTTCTACCTCTACTTCGTGGGGCGACACTACATCGGCGAGGGCGACACGGGCCGGCTCCGGGACACGTTCGCCAGTCTGTACAAGACGTTCCAGCACGCCGCGATGGAGACCGCGATGGTGACCGTCTGGGTGATCGCGGGCTACCTGCTGTACGAGTACGGGATGGCGATCTTCGCGTTCGACATCCAGTCGCTCGCGAGCTCCGCGGGCGTGATGACGCCGATCTTCGGCGCGCTGCTCGGGCTGATCCCCGGCTGTGCCGCCCACATCGTGTTCGCCCAGCTGTACGCGATCGAGGAGGCGGTGCCGTTCTCGGCGCTCGCGGCCAACGCGGTCAGCCAGGACGGCGATGCGCTGTTCCCGCTGATGGCGATCGACCTGAAAGCCGCCATCATCGCCACCATCTACACCACGGTGCCGGCGGTGTTGATCGGCGTCGGCCTCCACTACTTCTGGCCGTACGCGCAGTACGGCTTCGGGGTGGTGGGCTGA
- a CDS encoding universal stress protein encodes MYERLLVPFDGSEHATAALEHALELAATHDATVHALYVVDTTTSPLVVSKDDVRDALREVGEDAAGKAFAEAEALAEEYGVDLATELREGDPEDQILATITDLDVDLVVMGTHGHEGISRLLGSVTERVIRESPVPVLTVRDEGE; translated from the coding sequence ATGTACGAGCGGCTGCTCGTCCCGTTCGACGGCAGCGAGCACGCGACCGCGGCGCTCGAACACGCCCTCGAACTGGCGGCGACTCACGACGCCACGGTCCACGCGCTCTACGTCGTCGACACGACGACCAGCCCGCTCGTGGTCTCGAAGGACGACGTCCGGGACGCGCTGCGCGAGGTCGGCGAGGACGCCGCCGGCAAGGCGTTCGCCGAGGCGGAGGCGCTCGCCGAGGAGTACGGCGTCGATCTGGCGACGGAGCTCCGGGAGGGCGATCCCGAGGACCAGATCCTCGCCACGATCACCGACCTCGACGTCGATCTGGTCGTGATGGGAACCCACGGCCACGAGGGGATCTCGCGCCTACTGGGCAGCGTCACCGAGCGCGTTATCCGGGAGTCGCCGGTACCGGTGCTGACGGTGCGCGACGAGGGGGAGTAA
- a CDS encoding cold-shock protein, whose translation MANGTVDFFNDTGGYGFITTEDADDDVFFHMEDIGGADLEEGEEVEFDIEQADKGPRATNLVRN comes from the coding sequence ATGGCAAACGGTACGGTTGATTTCTTCAACGACACGGGCGGCTACGGTTTCATCACGACTGAGGACGCGGACGACGACGTGTTCTTCCACATGGAAGACATCGGCGGCGCCGACCTCGAAGAGGGTGAAGAGGTAGAATTCGACATCGAACAGGCCGACAAGGGCCCCCGCGCGACGAACCTCGTCCGCAACTAA
- a CDS encoding helix-turn-helix domain-containing protein: protein MSENAFAALGNEHRIDILRTLVVAVENEESGVPFTELYDRTDIDSSSQFSYHLDRLRNEFVREVDGEYRPTSAGERVVRAIRAGMYTETPSFDPVTVDGLCPACESTTLRAAYTDPHLQVACSDCGATVVTYDLSPAEAEGRTEIETLRACNRRALREYRTAIAGSCPTCNGLTTVAIEAGPDDGYACVATCSQCDLRLFAPVELPLFGHPAVVSFYWEHGVDVTELPLWRLPEFIGDAECHVCDDDPLALDITLHHADTSLTARIDADGTVSVDDRSLKNT, encoded by the coding sequence GTGAGCGAGAACGCGTTCGCAGCGCTGGGCAACGAACACCGGATCGATATCCTGCGGACGCTCGTCGTCGCCGTCGAGAACGAAGAGTCGGGGGTTCCGTTCACCGAACTCTACGATCGGACCGACATCGACAGCAGCTCGCAGTTCTCCTACCACCTCGATCGGTTGAGGAACGAGTTCGTCCGCGAGGTCGACGGCGAGTACCGTCCCACGAGCGCGGGCGAACGGGTCGTTCGAGCGATCCGCGCGGGGATGTACACCGAAACCCCGTCGTTCGATCCCGTGACCGTCGACGGACTGTGTCCGGCGTGTGAATCGACGACGCTCCGGGCGGCGTACACCGATCCCCACCTCCAGGTCGCGTGCAGCGACTGCGGGGCGACCGTCGTGACCTACGATCTCTCGCCCGCCGAAGCCGAGGGGCGGACCGAGATCGAGACGCTGCGAGCGTGCAACCGTCGGGCGCTTCGGGAGTACCGTACCGCGATCGCCGGCTCCTGTCCGACCTGCAACGGGCTGACGACGGTGGCGATCGAGGCGGGGCCCGACGACGGCTACGCCTGCGTCGCGACGTGTTCCCAGTGTGATCTCCGGCTGTTCGCGCCGGTCGAACTGCCGCTGTTCGGCCACCCGGCGGTCGTCTCGTTCTACTGGGAACACGGCGTCGACGTGACCGAACTGCCGCTCTGGCGGCTCCCGGAGTTCATCGGCGACGCCGAGTGTCATGTCTGCGACGACGATCCGCTCGCACTCGATATCACACTCCACCACGCCGATACGTCGCTGACCGCACGGATCGACGCCGATGGCACTGTCTCGGTCGACGACCGCTCGCTCAAGAACACTTGA
- a CDS encoding ABC transporter ATP-binding protein, whose amino-acid sequence MAAVETRGLTKRYGADVYAVDDLDLTVETGEVFGFLGPNGAGKSTTIDVLLDYVRPTAGTATVLGYDAQSEAGAVHERVGVLPDGYSLYDRLSGREHLVYAIDLKDADDDPDELLRRVGLDETAGQRRAGAYSKGMRQRLALGIALVGDPELLILDEPSSGLDPDGIRDIREITRDHAESGGTVFFSSHVLSQVEAVCDRVGILNRGRLVATDTIDGLRETLGTGATLSVTVDAPPTDLDVGAIEGVSAVTIEGNTITATCTDPTAKLRVLDAVRDSDAELLDFEAREASLEDLFRAYVHPEVDQ is encoded by the coding sequence ATGGCGGCGGTCGAAACGCGAGGACTGACCAAGCGCTACGGGGCGGACGTCTACGCCGTCGACGATCTGGATCTGACCGTGGAGACGGGCGAGGTGTTCGGGTTCCTCGGTCCCAACGGCGCGGGGAAGTCGACGACCATCGACGTGCTGCTGGACTACGTCCGGCCGACCGCCGGGACGGCGACGGTACTGGGCTACGACGCGCAGTCCGAGGCCGGCGCGGTCCACGAGCGGGTGGGTGTGCTTCCCGACGGGTACAGCCTCTACGACCGCCTCTCCGGGCGGGAGCATCTGGTGTACGCGATCGACCTCAAGGACGCCGACGACGACCCGGACGAACTGCTCCGGCGTGTGGGGTTGGACGAGACAGCCGGACAGCGGCGGGCAGGCGCCTACTCGAAGGGGATGCGCCAGCGCCTCGCGCTCGGGATCGCGCTCGTGGGTGACCCGGAACTGCTGATCCTCGACGAGCCCTCGTCCGGGCTGGATCCCGACGGCATCCGTGATATCAGGGAGATCACGCGGGACCACGCCGAGTCGGGCGGCACGGTGTTCTTCTCGAGCCACGTGCTGAGTCAGGTCGAGGCGGTCTGTGACCGAGTAGGGATCCTCAATCGCGGGCGGCTGGTCGCGACCGACACGATCGACGGGTTGCGGGAGACCCTCGGCACCGGTGCGACGCTCAGCGTCACCGTCGACGCGCCGCCGACGGATCTCGACGTGGGCGCGATCGAAGGGGTCTCCGCGGTGACCATCGAGGGGAACACGATTACCGCGACCTGCACCGACCCGACGGCCAAACTCCGGGTGCTCGACGCGGTTCGCGACAGTGACGCCGAACTGCTCGATTTCGAGGCCCGCGAGGCGTCGCTCGAGGATCTGTTCCGGGCGTACGTCCACCCGGAGGTGGATCAATGA
- a CDS encoding ABC transporter permease subunit, protein MNALVIARKEFDDALRSRLLWALVGFVALFAAGTMGVPLLVPALDSDPLQGLGAASEFAAILVPIVALVAAYLALAGERESGSLRILLGLEPDRRTIVLGKFLGRGAVVALGVGTGFLLAGAVGWALYGGLPLVAFLAVTVLTAGLGVAFVGIAVGISAATPTRSRAMTVGIAAYLGLTLLWDLLPQGIHLAIVGSPPGVSVPGWFVFLQGLSPSGAYSALVMAAISVTSGEYPGIAANVAPPAPVYVEWWVFAAILLVWTVVPLLVGGALFVRTDLN, encoded by the coding sequence ATGAACGCGCTCGTGATCGCTCGGAAGGAGTTCGACGACGCACTGCGCTCGCGGCTGCTCTGGGCGCTCGTCGGGTTCGTCGCGCTGTTCGCCGCCGGGACGATGGGGGTGCCGCTGCTGGTGCCGGCGCTGGATTCCGACCCGTTGCAGGGACTCGGTGCCGCCAGCGAGTTCGCCGCGATTCTCGTGCCGATCGTCGCACTGGTCGCCGCCTACCTCGCGCTCGCCGGCGAGCGGGAGTCGGGCAGCCTCCGGATCCTGTTGGGGCTGGAACCGGATCGGCGGACGATCGTCCTCGGGAAGTTCCTCGGCCGAGGGGCCGTCGTCGCGCTGGGCGTCGGCACCGGGTTTCTGCTTGCCGGTGCCGTCGGCTGGGCGCTGTACGGCGGCCTCCCGTTGGTCGCGTTCCTCGCGGTGACGGTACTGACGGCCGGCCTCGGCGTCGCCTTCGTCGGCATCGCGGTCGGGATCTCGGCGGCGACGCCGACGCGGTCCCGGGCGATGACCGTCGGGATCGCCGCGTATCTCGGCCTGACGCTGCTCTGGGATCTGCTGCCGCAGGGGATCCACCTCGCGATCGTCGGCTCGCCTCCGGGTGTGTCGGTGCCAGGGTGGTTCGTGTTCCTACAGGGGCTCAGCCCGTCGGGCGCTTACAGCGCGCTCGTGATGGCAGCCATCTCCGTGACGAGCGGGGAGTACCCGGGGATCGCCGCGAACGTCGCACCGCCCGCCCCAGTGTACGTCGAGTGGTGGGTGTTCGCCGCGATCCTGCTCGTGTGGACAGTCGTGCCGTTGCTGGTCGGCGGTGCACTGTTCGTTCGGACGGACCTGAACTGA
- a CDS encoding DUF5518 domain-containing protein → MSPALPSVPSDWRVPLFLGGVSIPFSIVSYLQSDSTMSLWPVVIAGLIAGYLTGNADRVGVRTGFVGGLAVFWIVAEMVMLVPELTGPTWFLVAAAVGSVAFAVFGLALSILLGALGAHVGGWLARRRGRSRSAAGT, encoded by the coding sequence GTGTCCCCCGCACTCCCCTCTGTCCCCTCGGACTGGCGCGTTCCGCTGTTCCTCGGCGGCGTCTCGATCCCGTTCTCGATCGTGAGCTACTTGCAGTCCGACTCGACGATGTCGCTCTGGCCCGTCGTGATCGCGGGACTGATCGCCGGCTACCTGACCGGTAACGCCGACCGCGTCGGCGTCCGGACCGGCTTCGTCGGCGGGCTGGCGGTTTTCTGGATCGTCGCGGAGATGGTCATGCTGGTGCCCGAACTGACCGGACCGACGTGGTTTCTCGTCGCCGCCGCCGTCGGGAGCGTCGCCTTCGCGGTGTTCGGACTGGCGCTCTCGATCCTGCTGGGCGCGCTTGGCGCTCACGTCGGCGGGTGGCTGGCCCGACGCCGCGGGCGATCCCGGTCGGCTGCCGGTACCTGA